From one Solanum lycopersicum chromosome 12, SLM_r2.1 genomic stretch:
- the LOC101263283 gene encoding G-type lectin S-receptor-like serine/threonine-protein kinase At4g27290 isoform X1, with protein MKLLQTTIHFLFVFYLFSIFQVSLGDTITTSQFLKDGEPNITSSGGSFQMGFFSPGNSKNRYLGIWYSNISVTTVVWVANREAPLATNSGTLKVIKPGILVIVNDSNHIIWSTNTSRSVQNPVAKLLDSGNLVVIDAVGDDIEIGDFLWQSFDYPTDTLLPGMKIGWNFVTGKELYLSSWKNEEDPAPGDYTYHCDPSGYLQNVLKKGSKEVYRSGPWNGLRFSGATNSRQSPFYTFGVISTKNEVYFSYHLLASVITRFCLNPNGALQRWTWGDRNKGWALYLSLPTDNCDTYKLCGGYGSCNSLNSPVCGCLDKFEPKHVEDWGKADWSSGCVRRIDLNCIKGDGFLKYTKLKLPDTRNSWFNVTMNLEECRKVCLRNCSCMAYSNLDIRNGGTGCLLWFEDLLDIRQLAKEGQDIYIRMAASELASQVKSNGHKGKSLSWIIPLSAGVILVILSLVVWIRRRKIASEKKKGCFGRNGNYKMDYLNGNLSEEYELPLFDLSTIAKSTNNFSGTSKIGEGGYGPVYKGVLEHGQEIAVKRLSRTSTQGQDEFMNEVMYIVKLQHRNLVKILGCCIEGEERMLIYEYMPSGSLDSFIFADDTRSTVLDWSKRFHIINGIARGLVYLHQDSQLRIIHRDLKANNILLDNDMNPKISDFGIARSCEDDKFGAKTHRVVGTYGYLSPEYAVHGVYSVKSDVFSFGVLVLEIVSGKGNRKFSHPDHNLNLLGHAWTLYKEGRSMELLGDFPIGVCSTPEVIRSIHVGLLCVQHRPEDRPSMSSVVMMLNNEGVLPPAKQPAFFVETNTPDSEFSSSQHAHSTVNEITITILDPR; from the exons ATGAAGCTGCTACAAACAACTATTCATTTCTTGTTTGTTTTCTACTTATTTTCCATTTTCCAAGTTTCATTAGGGGATACCATCACAACAAGTCAATTTCTCAAAGATGGTGAACCTAATATCACATCATCAGGTGGAAGTTTTCAAATGGGTTTTTTTAGTCCAGGTAATTCGAAAAATCGTTATCTAGGTATATGGTATAGTAACATATCTGTAACTACGGTTGTTTGGGTTGCCAATAGAGAAGCGCCTTTAGCAACAAATTCAGGTACTCTAAAAGTTATCAAACCAGGAATACTTGTTATAGTGAATGATAGTAACCACATCATATGGTCTACCAATACTTCCAGATCTGTGCAAAACCCTGTTGCGAAATTGCTTGATTCTGGAAATCTTGTTGTTATTGATGCTGTTGGTGATGATATTGAAATTGGGGATTTTCTCTGGCAGAGTTTTGATTACCCAACTGATACCCTTTTGCCAGGGATGAAAATTGGGTGGAATTTTGTGACTGGGAAGGAACTGTATCTGTCTTCGTGGAAGAACGAGGAGGATCCAGCTCCGGGTGATTATACGTACCATTGTGATCCTTCTGGTTACTTGCAGAATGTGTTGAAGAAAGGTTCTAAGGAGGTATACAGATCTGGGCCATGGAATGGCTTAAGGTTTAGCGGAGCAACAAATTCAAGACAAAGTCCATTTTATACATTTGGTGTCATCTCAACTAAAAATGAGGTGTATTTTAGTTATCACCTTCTAGCTTCGGTCATTACAAGGTTTTGTTTGAATCCAAATGGTGCGTTACAACGATGGACTTGGGGCGATAGGAATAAAGGTTGGGCACTTTACCTTTCATTACCAACGGATAATTGTGATACTTATAAGTTGTGTGGAGGATATGGTAGTTGTAATAGTTTGAATTCTCCGGTATGTGGATGTTTAGACAAGTTCGAGCCTAAACATGTTGAAGATTGGGGGAAGGCAGATTGGTCTAGTGGTTGTGTTAGGAGGATTGATCTGAATTGCATCAAGGGAGATGGTTTTTTGAAGTATACGAAACTTAAATTACCAGACACGCGGAATTCATGGTTTAATGTGACTATGAACCTTGAAGAATGCCGGAAAGTTTGCTTGAGAAATTGCTCTTGTATGGCTTATTCAAATCTTGACATACGCAATGGAGGAACCGGTTGCTTACTGTGGTTTGAAGATCTACTAGATATTCGACAGCTAGCCAAAGAAGGACAAGATATCTACATTAGAATGGCTGCCTCAGAATTAG CTAGTCAGGTGAAATCAAATGGACACAAAGGAAAATCACTATCCTGGATTATCCCCTTATCGGCTGGAGTGATTTTGGTAATCCTAAGCCTAGTGGTCTGGATTAGAAGAAGGAAGATAGCTtcagagaaaaagaaag GATGCTTTGGGCGCAATGGCAATTACAAGATGGATTACCTCAATGGAAACCTCAGCGAAGAATATGAGTTACCACTGTTTGACTTATCTACAATAGCTAAATCTACAAACAACTTTTCAGGGACGAGCAAAATTGGAGAGGGTGGATATGGACCTGTTTACAAG GGCGTGCTTGAACACGGACAGGAAATAGCTGTGAAGCGGCTGTCCAGGACTTCCACACAAGGACAAGATGAGTTCATGAATGAAGTGATGTATATTGTGAAACTTCAGCATAGAAATCTTGTGAAGATTCTCGGATGTTGCATCGAAGGAGAAGAAAGAATGTTGATCTATGAGTACATGCCAAGTGGAAGTCTTGATTCATTTATATTTG CAGATGACACACGAAGCACGGTATTAGACTGGTCTAAGcgctttcacataatcaacggGATAGCTCGGGGACTTGTGTATCTGCATCAAGATTCTCAGTTGAGGATCATTCACAGGGACCTGAAAGCTAACAACATTTTACTAGACAATGACATGAATCCAAAGATATCAGACTTCGGTATAGCAAGAAGTTGTGAAGATGACAAGTTTGGAGCCAAGACACACCGAGTAGTTGGAACATA TGGCTACCTCTCACCGGAATATGCTGTACATGGTGTCTACTCGGTGAAGTCAGATGTATTTAGCTTTGGTGtcttagttcttgaaattgTAAGTGGGAAAGGGAACAGAAAATTCTCTCATCCGGATCATAACCTTAACCTCCTTGGACAT GCATGGACACTCTATAAAGAAGGTAGATCAATGGAATTACTCGGGGATTTCCCCATTGGTGTTTGTTCTACACCTGAAGTTATACGATCAATCCATGTTGGTCTATTGTGTGTGCAACATCGTCCAGAAGATCGTCCAAGTATGTCTTCAGTGGTTATGATGTTAAACAATGAAGGTGTACTGCCACCTGCTAAACAACCAGCTTTCTTCGTAGAAACAAACACACCAGATAGTGAATTCTCTTCTAGTCAACATGCACATAGTACAGTGAATGAGATCACCATCACAATATTAGATCCCAGATAG
- the LOC101263579 gene encoding chlorophyllase-2 isoform X3 gives MEKVRDDGIALDFEVGDEVVKIINVKSSSLPCPLLVFSPTTEGSYPILLFFHGFRLQPDSYKSLLLHISSHQYIAVAPKFSLMTSRCEVKTAKKVAEWLSAKKLNSVLPEKVFPDIQKVAVSGHSRGGKTAFALALAYGSGDSKGESIVTSGNNNNNDDNSNNGDGDK, from the exons ATGGAGAAGGTAAGGGATGATGGTATAGCCTTAGATTTCGAAGTAGGAGATGAAGTTGTTAAGATCATCAACGTTAAGAGCTCTTCCTTGCCATGTCCATTATTAGTATTTTCACCTACTACTGAAGGTTCCTATCCCATTCTACTATTTTTCCATGGATTCCGCCTCCAACCCGACTCTTACAAGTCCCTCCTCCTACATATTTCTTCCCATCAATATATCGCCGTTGCTCCTAAG TTCTCTCTAATGACATCTCGATGCGAAGTAAAAACAGCAAAAAAAGTAGCAGAGTGGTTATCAGCTAAGAAGCTCAACTCTGTGCTGCCAGAGAAAGTTTTTCCAGACATCCAGAAAGTCGCGGTGTCAGGCCACAGCAGAGGAGGTAAAACAGCATTCGCCTTAGCTTTAGCCTATGGATCAGGAGATAGCAAGGGCGAATCCATCGTCacttcag
- the LOC101263283 gene encoding G-type lectin S-receptor-like serine/threonine-protein kinase At4g27290 isoform X3: MKLLQTTIHFLFVFYLFSIFQVSLGDTITTSQFLKDGEPNITSSGGSFQMGFFSPGMKIGWNFVTGKELYLSSWKNEEDPAPGDYTYHCDPSGYLQNVLKKGSKEVYRSGPWNGLRFSGATNSRQSPFYTFGVISTKNEVYFSYHLLASVITRFCLNPNGALQRWTWGDRNKGWALYLSLPTDNCDTYKLCGGYGSCNSLNSPVCGCLDKFEPKHVEDWGKADWSSGCVRRIDLNCIKGDGFLKYTKLKLPDTRNSWFNVTMNLEECRKVCLRNCSCMAYSNLDIRNGGTGCLLWFEDLLDIRQLAKEGQDIYIRMAASELASQVKSNGHKGKSLSWIIPLSAGVILVILSLVVWIRRRKIASEKKKGCFGRNGNYKMDYLNGNLSEEYELPLFDLSTIAKSTNNFSGTSKIGEGGYGPVYKGVLEHGQEIAVKRLSRTSTQGQDEFMNEVMYIVKLQHRNLVKILGCCIEGEERMLIYEYMPSGSLDSFIFADDTRSTVLDWSKRFHIINGIARGLVYLHQDSQLRIIHRDLKANNILLDNDMNPKISDFGIARSCEDDKFGAKTHRVVGTYGYLSPEYAVHGVYSVKSDVFSFGVLVLEIVSGKGNRKFSHPDHNLNLLGHAWTLYKEGRSMELLGDFPIGVCSTPEVIRSIHVGLLCVQHRPEDRPSMSSVVMMLNNEGVLPPAKQPAFFVETNTPDSEFSSSQHAHSTVNEITITILDPR, from the exons ATGAAGCTGCTACAAACAACTATTCATTTCTTGTTTGTTTTCTACTTATTTTCCATTTTCCAAGTTTCATTAGGGGATACCATCACAACAAGTCAATTTCTCAAAGATGGTGAACCTAATATCACATCATCAGGTGGAAGTTTTCAAATGGGTTTTTTTAGTCCAG GGATGAAAATTGGGTGGAATTTTGTGACTGGGAAGGAACTGTATCTGTCTTCGTGGAAGAACGAGGAGGATCCAGCTCCGGGTGATTATACGTACCATTGTGATCCTTCTGGTTACTTGCAGAATGTGTTGAAGAAAGGTTCTAAGGAGGTATACAGATCTGGGCCATGGAATGGCTTAAGGTTTAGCGGAGCAACAAATTCAAGACAAAGTCCATTTTATACATTTGGTGTCATCTCAACTAAAAATGAGGTGTATTTTAGTTATCACCTTCTAGCTTCGGTCATTACAAGGTTTTGTTTGAATCCAAATGGTGCGTTACAACGATGGACTTGGGGCGATAGGAATAAAGGTTGGGCACTTTACCTTTCATTACCAACGGATAATTGTGATACTTATAAGTTGTGTGGAGGATATGGTAGTTGTAATAGTTTGAATTCTCCGGTATGTGGATGTTTAGACAAGTTCGAGCCTAAACATGTTGAAGATTGGGGGAAGGCAGATTGGTCTAGTGGTTGTGTTAGGAGGATTGATCTGAATTGCATCAAGGGAGATGGTTTTTTGAAGTATACGAAACTTAAATTACCAGACACGCGGAATTCATGGTTTAATGTGACTATGAACCTTGAAGAATGCCGGAAAGTTTGCTTGAGAAATTGCTCTTGTATGGCTTATTCAAATCTTGACATACGCAATGGAGGAACCGGTTGCTTACTGTGGTTTGAAGATCTACTAGATATTCGACAGCTAGCCAAAGAAGGACAAGATATCTACATTAGAATGGCTGCCTCAGAATTAG CTAGTCAGGTGAAATCAAATGGACACAAAGGAAAATCACTATCCTGGATTATCCCCTTATCGGCTGGAGTGATTTTGGTAATCCTAAGCCTAGTGGTCTGGATTAGAAGAAGGAAGATAGCTtcagagaaaaagaaag GATGCTTTGGGCGCAATGGCAATTACAAGATGGATTACCTCAATGGAAACCTCAGCGAAGAATATGAGTTACCACTGTTTGACTTATCTACAATAGCTAAATCTACAAACAACTTTTCAGGGACGAGCAAAATTGGAGAGGGTGGATATGGACCTGTTTACAAG GGCGTGCTTGAACACGGACAGGAAATAGCTGTGAAGCGGCTGTCCAGGACTTCCACACAAGGACAAGATGAGTTCATGAATGAAGTGATGTATATTGTGAAACTTCAGCATAGAAATCTTGTGAAGATTCTCGGATGTTGCATCGAAGGAGAAGAAAGAATGTTGATCTATGAGTACATGCCAAGTGGAAGTCTTGATTCATTTATATTTG CAGATGACACACGAAGCACGGTATTAGACTGGTCTAAGcgctttcacataatcaacggGATAGCTCGGGGACTTGTGTATCTGCATCAAGATTCTCAGTTGAGGATCATTCACAGGGACCTGAAAGCTAACAACATTTTACTAGACAATGACATGAATCCAAAGATATCAGACTTCGGTATAGCAAGAAGTTGTGAAGATGACAAGTTTGGAGCCAAGACACACCGAGTAGTTGGAACATA TGGCTACCTCTCACCGGAATATGCTGTACATGGTGTCTACTCGGTGAAGTCAGATGTATTTAGCTTTGGTGtcttagttcttgaaattgTAAGTGGGAAAGGGAACAGAAAATTCTCTCATCCGGATCATAACCTTAACCTCCTTGGACAT GCATGGACACTCTATAAAGAAGGTAGATCAATGGAATTACTCGGGGATTTCCCCATTGGTGTTTGTTCTACACCTGAAGTTATACGATCAATCCATGTTGGTCTATTGTGTGTGCAACATCGTCCAGAAGATCGTCCAAGTATGTCTTCAGTGGTTATGATGTTAAACAATGAAGGTGTACTGCCACCTGCTAAACAACCAGCTTTCTTCGTAGAAACAAACACACCAGATAGTGAATTCTCTTCTAGTCAACATGCACATAGTACAGTGAATGAGATCACCATCACAATATTAGATCCCAGATAG
- the LOC101263283 gene encoding G-type lectin S-receptor-like serine/threonine-protein kinase At4g27290 isoform X4 — MVNLISHHQVEVFKWVFLVQSFDYPTDTLLPGMKIGWNFVTGKELYLSSWKNEEDPAPGDYTYHCDPSGYLQNVLKKGSKEVYRSGPWNGLRFSGATNSRQSPFYTFGVISTKNEVYFSYHLLASVITRFCLNPNGALQRWTWGDRNKGWALYLSLPTDNCDTYKLCGGYGSCNSLNSPVCGCLDKFEPKHVEDWGKADWSSGCVRRIDLNCIKGDGFLKYTKLKLPDTRNSWFNVTMNLEECRKVCLRNCSCMAYSNLDIRNGGTGCLLWFEDLLDIRQLAKEGQDIYIRMAASELASQVKSNGHKGKSLSWIIPLSAGVILVILSLVVWIRRRKIASEKKKGCFGRNGNYKMDYLNGNLSEEYELPLFDLSTIAKSTNNFSGTSKIGEGGYGPVYKGVLEHGQEIAVKRLSRTSTQGQDEFMNEVMYIVKLQHRNLVKILGCCIEGEERMLIYEYMPSGSLDSFIFADDTRSTVLDWSKRFHIINGIARGLVYLHQDSQLRIIHRDLKANNILLDNDMNPKISDFGIARSCEDDKFGAKTHRVVGTYGYLSPEYAVHGVYSVKSDVFSFGVLVLEIVSGKGNRKFSHPDHNLNLLGHAWTLYKEGRSMELLGDFPIGVCSTPEVIRSIHVGLLCVQHRPEDRPSMSSVVMMLNNEGVLPPAKQPAFFVETNTPDSEFSSSQHAHSTVNEITITILDPR; from the exons ATGGTGAACCTAATATCACATCATCAGGTGGAAGTTTTCAAATGGGTTTTTTTAGTCCAG AGTTTTGATTACCCAACTGATACCCTTTTGCCAGGGATGAAAATTGGGTGGAATTTTGTGACTGGGAAGGAACTGTATCTGTCTTCGTGGAAGAACGAGGAGGATCCAGCTCCGGGTGATTATACGTACCATTGTGATCCTTCTGGTTACTTGCAGAATGTGTTGAAGAAAGGTTCTAAGGAGGTATACAGATCTGGGCCATGGAATGGCTTAAGGTTTAGCGGAGCAACAAATTCAAGACAAAGTCCATTTTATACATTTGGTGTCATCTCAACTAAAAATGAGGTGTATTTTAGTTATCACCTTCTAGCTTCGGTCATTACAAGGTTTTGTTTGAATCCAAATGGTGCGTTACAACGATGGACTTGGGGCGATAGGAATAAAGGTTGGGCACTTTACCTTTCATTACCAACGGATAATTGTGATACTTATAAGTTGTGTGGAGGATATGGTAGTTGTAATAGTTTGAATTCTCCGGTATGTGGATGTTTAGACAAGTTCGAGCCTAAACATGTTGAAGATTGGGGGAAGGCAGATTGGTCTAGTGGTTGTGTTAGGAGGATTGATCTGAATTGCATCAAGGGAGATGGTTTTTTGAAGTATACGAAACTTAAATTACCAGACACGCGGAATTCATGGTTTAATGTGACTATGAACCTTGAAGAATGCCGGAAAGTTTGCTTGAGAAATTGCTCTTGTATGGCTTATTCAAATCTTGACATACGCAATGGAGGAACCGGTTGCTTACTGTGGTTTGAAGATCTACTAGATATTCGACAGCTAGCCAAAGAAGGACAAGATATCTACATTAGAATGGCTGCCTCAGAATTAG CTAGTCAGGTGAAATCAAATGGACACAAAGGAAAATCACTATCCTGGATTATCCCCTTATCGGCTGGAGTGATTTTGGTAATCCTAAGCCTAGTGGTCTGGATTAGAAGAAGGAAGATAGCTtcagagaaaaagaaag GATGCTTTGGGCGCAATGGCAATTACAAGATGGATTACCTCAATGGAAACCTCAGCGAAGAATATGAGTTACCACTGTTTGACTTATCTACAATAGCTAAATCTACAAACAACTTTTCAGGGACGAGCAAAATTGGAGAGGGTGGATATGGACCTGTTTACAAG GGCGTGCTTGAACACGGACAGGAAATAGCTGTGAAGCGGCTGTCCAGGACTTCCACACAAGGACAAGATGAGTTCATGAATGAAGTGATGTATATTGTGAAACTTCAGCATAGAAATCTTGTGAAGATTCTCGGATGTTGCATCGAAGGAGAAGAAAGAATGTTGATCTATGAGTACATGCCAAGTGGAAGTCTTGATTCATTTATATTTG CAGATGACACACGAAGCACGGTATTAGACTGGTCTAAGcgctttcacataatcaacggGATAGCTCGGGGACTTGTGTATCTGCATCAAGATTCTCAGTTGAGGATCATTCACAGGGACCTGAAAGCTAACAACATTTTACTAGACAATGACATGAATCCAAAGATATCAGACTTCGGTATAGCAAGAAGTTGTGAAGATGACAAGTTTGGAGCCAAGACACACCGAGTAGTTGGAACATA TGGCTACCTCTCACCGGAATATGCTGTACATGGTGTCTACTCGGTGAAGTCAGATGTATTTAGCTTTGGTGtcttagttcttgaaattgTAAGTGGGAAAGGGAACAGAAAATTCTCTCATCCGGATCATAACCTTAACCTCCTTGGACAT GCATGGACACTCTATAAAGAAGGTAGATCAATGGAATTACTCGGGGATTTCCCCATTGGTGTTTGTTCTACACCTGAAGTTATACGATCAATCCATGTTGGTCTATTGTGTGTGCAACATCGTCCAGAAGATCGTCCAAGTATGTCTTCAGTGGTTATGATGTTAAACAATGAAGGTGTACTGCCACCTGCTAAACAACCAGCTTTCTTCGTAGAAACAAACACACCAGATAGTGAATTCTCTTCTAGTCAACATGCACATAGTACAGTGAATGAGATCACCATCACAATATTAGATCCCAGATAG
- the LOC101263283 gene encoding G-type lectin S-receptor-like serine/threonine-protein kinase At4g27290 isoform X2 → MKLLQTTIHFLFVFYLFSIFQVSLGDTITTSQFLKDGEPNITSSGGSFQMGFFSPGNSKNRYLGIWYSNISVTTVVWVANREAPLATNSGTLKVIKPGILVIVNDSNHIIWSTNTSRSVQNPVAKLLDSGNLVVIDAVGDDIEIGDFLWQSFDYPTDTLLPGMKIGWNFVTGKELYLSSWKNEEDPAPGDYTYHCDPSGYLQNVLKKGSKEVYRSGPWNGLRFSGATNSRQSPFYTFGVISTKNEVYFSYHLLASVITRFCLNPNGALQRWTWGDRNKGWALYLSLPTDNCDTYKLCGGYGSCNSLNSPVCGCLDKFEPKHVEDWGKADWSSGCVRRIDLNCIKGDGFLKYTKLKLPDTRNSWFNVTMNLEECRKVCLRNCSCMAYSNLDIRNGGTGCLLWFEDLLDIRQLAKEGQDIYIRMAASELASQVKSNGHKGKSLSWIIPLSAGVILVILSLVVWIRRRKIASEKKKGCFGRNGNYKMDYLNGNLSEEYELPLFDLSTIAKSTNNFSGTSKIGEGGYGPVYKGVLEHGQEIAVKRLSRTSTQGQDEFMNEVMYIVKLQHRNLVKILGCCIEGEERMLIYEYMPSGSLDSFIFDDTRSTVLDWSKRFHIINGIARGLVYLHQDSQLRIIHRDLKANNILLDNDMNPKISDFGIARSCEDDKFGAKTHRVVGTYGYLSPEYAVHGVYSVKSDVFSFGVLVLEIVSGKGNRKFSHPDHNLNLLGHAWTLYKEGRSMELLGDFPIGVCSTPEVIRSIHVGLLCVQHRPEDRPSMSSVVMMLNNEGVLPPAKQPAFFVETNTPDSEFSSSQHAHSTVNEITITILDPR, encoded by the exons ATGAAGCTGCTACAAACAACTATTCATTTCTTGTTTGTTTTCTACTTATTTTCCATTTTCCAAGTTTCATTAGGGGATACCATCACAACAAGTCAATTTCTCAAAGATGGTGAACCTAATATCACATCATCAGGTGGAAGTTTTCAAATGGGTTTTTTTAGTCCAGGTAATTCGAAAAATCGTTATCTAGGTATATGGTATAGTAACATATCTGTAACTACGGTTGTTTGGGTTGCCAATAGAGAAGCGCCTTTAGCAACAAATTCAGGTACTCTAAAAGTTATCAAACCAGGAATACTTGTTATAGTGAATGATAGTAACCACATCATATGGTCTACCAATACTTCCAGATCTGTGCAAAACCCTGTTGCGAAATTGCTTGATTCTGGAAATCTTGTTGTTATTGATGCTGTTGGTGATGATATTGAAATTGGGGATTTTCTCTGGCAGAGTTTTGATTACCCAACTGATACCCTTTTGCCAGGGATGAAAATTGGGTGGAATTTTGTGACTGGGAAGGAACTGTATCTGTCTTCGTGGAAGAACGAGGAGGATCCAGCTCCGGGTGATTATACGTACCATTGTGATCCTTCTGGTTACTTGCAGAATGTGTTGAAGAAAGGTTCTAAGGAGGTATACAGATCTGGGCCATGGAATGGCTTAAGGTTTAGCGGAGCAACAAATTCAAGACAAAGTCCATTTTATACATTTGGTGTCATCTCAACTAAAAATGAGGTGTATTTTAGTTATCACCTTCTAGCTTCGGTCATTACAAGGTTTTGTTTGAATCCAAATGGTGCGTTACAACGATGGACTTGGGGCGATAGGAATAAAGGTTGGGCACTTTACCTTTCATTACCAACGGATAATTGTGATACTTATAAGTTGTGTGGAGGATATGGTAGTTGTAATAGTTTGAATTCTCCGGTATGTGGATGTTTAGACAAGTTCGAGCCTAAACATGTTGAAGATTGGGGGAAGGCAGATTGGTCTAGTGGTTGTGTTAGGAGGATTGATCTGAATTGCATCAAGGGAGATGGTTTTTTGAAGTATACGAAACTTAAATTACCAGACACGCGGAATTCATGGTTTAATGTGACTATGAACCTTGAAGAATGCCGGAAAGTTTGCTTGAGAAATTGCTCTTGTATGGCTTATTCAAATCTTGACATACGCAATGGAGGAACCGGTTGCTTACTGTGGTTTGAAGATCTACTAGATATTCGACAGCTAGCCAAAGAAGGACAAGATATCTACATTAGAATGGCTGCCTCAGAATTAG CTAGTCAGGTGAAATCAAATGGACACAAAGGAAAATCACTATCCTGGATTATCCCCTTATCGGCTGGAGTGATTTTGGTAATCCTAAGCCTAGTGGTCTGGATTAGAAGAAGGAAGATAGCTtcagagaaaaagaaag GATGCTTTGGGCGCAATGGCAATTACAAGATGGATTACCTCAATGGAAACCTCAGCGAAGAATATGAGTTACCACTGTTTGACTTATCTACAATAGCTAAATCTACAAACAACTTTTCAGGGACGAGCAAAATTGGAGAGGGTGGATATGGACCTGTTTACAAG GGCGTGCTTGAACACGGACAGGAAATAGCTGTGAAGCGGCTGTCCAGGACTTCCACACAAGGACAAGATGAGTTCATGAATGAAGTGATGTATATTGTGAAACTTCAGCATAGAAATCTTGTGAAGATTCTCGGATGTTGCATCGAAGGAGAAGAAAGAATGTTGATCTATGAGTACATGCCAAGTGGAAGTCTTGATTCATTTATATTTG ATGACACACGAAGCACGGTATTAGACTGGTCTAAGcgctttcacataatcaacggGATAGCTCGGGGACTTGTGTATCTGCATCAAGATTCTCAGTTGAGGATCATTCACAGGGACCTGAAAGCTAACAACATTTTACTAGACAATGACATGAATCCAAAGATATCAGACTTCGGTATAGCAAGAAGTTGTGAAGATGACAAGTTTGGAGCCAAGACACACCGAGTAGTTGGAACATA TGGCTACCTCTCACCGGAATATGCTGTACATGGTGTCTACTCGGTGAAGTCAGATGTATTTAGCTTTGGTGtcttagttcttgaaattgTAAGTGGGAAAGGGAACAGAAAATTCTCTCATCCGGATCATAACCTTAACCTCCTTGGACAT GCATGGACACTCTATAAAGAAGGTAGATCAATGGAATTACTCGGGGATTTCCCCATTGGTGTTTGTTCTACACCTGAAGTTATACGATCAATCCATGTTGGTCTATTGTGTGTGCAACATCGTCCAGAAGATCGTCCAAGTATGTCTTCAGTGGTTATGATGTTAAACAATGAAGGTGTACTGCCACCTGCTAAACAACCAGCTTTCTTCGTAGAAACAAACACACCAGATAGTGAATTCTCTTCTAGTCAACATGCACATAGTACAGTGAATGAGATCACCATCACAATATTAGATCCCAGATAG